In Leishmania braziliensis MHOM/BR/75/M2904 complete genome, chromosome 27, the DNA window ACTCTGCCCTTTTGCCACGTTTTATTCGATCTGGTCACTGACGATTCCCACGTGCAGTGCTTCTTTTCTCATGTTagtttctcccccccccctcctcgttcACCTGCGCTGCCCTACACTCGCTTCCGcatttgcttctctctcgttcctTCATGAATTCCTGCGTAGTAATGGAGGCACACCTGCACGACGTCCTGCTCGCCTCACTGCGGCGCGACATGGAGAGGCATCAGCGGCTTGCCCAGCGAAATTTGGCGCCACGCGACTTTCTCCTCAAGGTGAAtggcgtgcagctgcagtccAACGTTTCAGCAAGGAGCCGCAAAGGTCACTGGGATAGGCCCGACACGACGCCTCTACAACTGAGTGGAAGCACCGTATTGCACGGCGAGGCATGGTCTTCCCTCGTGTTGACTACACTATTatcggtgctgcaggaacTCGCAAgcgacgcacagagagaacCAAATGCGGCTGCAAGTCAAAGCGCAGCTTCGTCGGCAGTTTCCGTGCTAAGATCCGTTGGTGGAATAGAAATGCGCCACTGCCGGCTGCAGGCACGCCATCTCTGCACCGACGACCGCGGCGCGACAGGCAACGTATCACTAGCTGACATAGTCGTTTTCCCTCAGCTATTATGGAACTCGACAGCAGAAGCAGTGCTACCGCCTGCATATGTGTGCCTCGCGACGTTGGATCTTGAGTGCAACGAGCTGGGCGATGCAGGACTGCGACTGCTTTGCAGCGGTCTTCTCGCGAATCTTCGCGGTCTTCGCCGTCTCCTGCTCGCCTCAAATAACATTACCTCCGCCGGACTGCTCTTCCTGGCCGACACTGCCCAGTCACAGAATGGGTGCGAACTGCCTCCGCGGCTCGAGACGATTGGCCTCACAAACAACCCGGTGGGTACACACGCATGCGGGGGTATAGATGCCCACTCTTCTGAAGACGCCTGGTGCGACGCGTTCCGCACGCTGGCGTCGCACCTCTCCCCGACGCTTCGGCGGGTGCACCTCAATCATGCTGGCTTAAGTACGCATGAGGTTTTCTCTGTATTACACACGCTGCTTGAGTGCGTCGCCCAGCATCCAGAGCAATGCGTGTTTGACACGGTCTACCTGCGAGAAAACCAGCTCGCCGACAaggcagaggtgctgcgcctcctaCGCAGCAAGGCGGAAGACCTGGCATGGCTCGACACCTTTGTACAGCGCCACGTCTCCATGTGAGGACACGGCACAGCTTCCTACCCAGGTGCCAAAGCGGTGCCtgggtgcctgtgtgcttgcgggggtgccgccgcgcagaTGGGCATCTCTTTCCACACGAACCCCGGTGTGCCTCGTGCTTGCTGGTGCTTTGGGGGGGGGCCAGGACTTGACTTCTTCGCACCGGCACTGAGGGAAGATGGTGTTGGACTGGTGGACCTATGTTCGGGTAGGCGACCACCTTTGCTTCCTACTCCGCCTGCcggctcttctctctcccgcccccccccctcgctgctgcgccgcctcctcctcaaacGGCGAGCAGTCAAAGCGGAAATGAATCAAATTGGGAAGCAAAGACCGCTTGACGAATGGAACGACAGCGAGTAGGCGGCATAGTGGTGTTAGCCACGGTACGCCACGAGCGCGGTCTTGCCACTTTACTGTCATGTGCATCACCTCTGATGAGGGTGTGATACGCGTCTCATTTTTCATGTCAGCGTGGTGTCGCACCACGCCTCGCACCGCGTAGTACGTGGTTCCACGCAAGCACCCCCTTCTCAGCGTTCACTGCTGGACGTCTGGGCCTGTTCTTACAGTAGCCTCCTCATACTCTTTGTTTTGCTTCCCCTTCGCGCTTCCTCCTGTTTTTCTCTACACACGTCATATCCGTGCCTCACAGCTTACTAAGCGAGCCTCAGCTTCCATCCCCTCCaacgcccttctctctccgcctcctcctcctcctcctcctcagcgttTCGTCTCTCAACTTGTACGTTCTCCCGCCGCTGTTAGCAACGCTGCTTGTCAACCATGTCCACCACTGTCCCTGAGCTCATTAGGCAGAACAAAGTCGTCGTGTTCTCTTGGGTGCACTGTCCCTTCTGCACTCGTGCCAAGTCGATCCTCACGTCGGCGACGAAGGATGTAAGAGTGTATGAGTGTGACCAGATGGCGAACGGCGAGGATCTTCGCCATCAAATTCTGAAGGCATATAAACACGAGACAGTCCCGGCGATTTTCATCAACGGGGAGTTCGttggcggctgcagcgaATTGGAGGCCATGCAGAAGAGTGGCGACCTTGCCAAAAGGCTTGCGTAATGCAACTAGAGGATTATTTGAAGAAGGAACTCGTGAGCGATGAGGGGAGAGTGCGAGCTTCATGCATGTGATTTGCTGTTCTTCATGCTGGCGCCTGTAAGTCTGAACGCCGCACCACGCAGCTGAAGCATTTCGTAAGGGGCGGAAGCGGGAGCCAGCGCCTGCGATCCCCCTGCCACTCCAGCCCTTGTGTTTTTCTTCCCACTTAGTAATGAAAAGAAAACCAGAGATTGCCTACGCTTTGCTGGACTTATAAAAGGACTGACAAGTGGCAACCGTCGAGCAACGTATCGTTTTTCTAAGCGCCTAGCATCGGACCACAACATGGAGTCTCATGATCCGACAAACCCCTCAAGTCTGCATAGCCTCTTGCACCTGTCCTCTCCTTTACTCGCACAACATTGCAGCTACAGAGCGCGCCTCTTGCGCTGTACagttttctctccttctttccaCACGACACGCCTGTTAAGCGAAAAGGGCTTCGCCCGTCTCGTTACCAGTCGGACACCGGAGTCGATAGCCGATGAATGTAAGCAGCGTCTTGCACTCCGTGAGAGGTAAAGGGCAAATTACACCGCAGTGGAAGAACGGGAGGCCAAAAAGGAGGACGATTCTGTCGGCCCCCCTCAGTACCGAGGCAACCCAAAGAAAGCGTGGCAAGTTCGAAGCACTttgtggaggagagacgtATGCGCGAGCACTAGTTACAAGTCTACCCTTCGATCCAGGTGCCGATCAAGGCTGAGGCACGTTGGGAGGAAGGGAACCGCAGCGCACTGAAAGCCTGCAGCTCGAGGAGAGctagaggagaggagagctcCGTGAGTCTCACCCGGCAAAGCCATTTGACTCCCGTGGCGGTAAGTCTGGGCTAGTGCGTGCTCTTCTCAGATGACCTGAGCGATGCAAGCTACGCACTGATGCACATAGTTCTCCACTTCAGCACCTGTGACTTCATCAGAACGCATAATTGGCTTGTGGCCAGCCTCTgagacgggggggggggggcacggTGGCTTCCCACTGGTGAGCGAGGTGCCAAACTGCAgtacccccttttctctgcaAAGTGGCGCGAGCTCAGCGCATCCCTTCTTACCGGGTGAGTGGAAGGCAGCAAGCAGCGGCCTGGTTGGCGGCGCGCAGAGTGCTGTGATGGGGTTTCACAAGAAACTGGAGGATAACGCATTGCTTGGTGGTGAGAACATCTTCTCGTTGACGACACCTGAGGGAACCGAGCGGGTGTGGCAGGTGTGGGTGAGATGGCGAGGCAACTCGAACGCTCTCGCATCTGGTCTGGTTGACAAGGTGAATCGCCAGGTCAAAGGATCTGAAGGCAAGCCTGCGGCAAAGCCCATCCACGCCATGGCTGCGATGGTGGTTACTCGAGAGCTGCGCTAACAGGGATCGCGTGGCCCAGGTCGGGGCAGCTGTGGGAGGCTTCTTCCGCGGAGGCAGTGCTGAGGAGCAGCAAAGAGAGCCCATGCGAGAGGAGCAACACCAGTAGCGACGGCCCTCAAGAGAAAATGAAGGCAGGGCTCTCCGTCGGGTGCCccagagaggggggacggTACAGGAGGAGGCGTCTCACAGGAGAAGAGGACACGCCGCGAGGTGGATTGGTCTTCACCAAGACTACATTCCAACGCCGCCCCTTTGCAAGTGAGCACGACTGGTCACGCTTGCGGCAGACGCAATCCGGGAGGCTGTACACCAGGCCAGCACCTACGGAGAGAGACTGCCACACACCCATTGGACGCGCGGCATTCACGGGCTGGCCGGTATCCTAGCCTGAGGTAAAGCGTCCAGCAAGGTACGAGCGCCTATTTTCCACTCAGCCCCCGTCCGTCATCGTCAGGTGGTACGTACGCATGGCCAGGAGAATCGCGGCACAACTGCCTCTGGCCCTTGCCAGGTGcatggtgcagcagcgcttcagcGATGGCTGTGGACGCTTCATGTGGGCCACTATATCCGCACATGCGCTTAACCACCGGATAGGACAACCCAACGCCGCACCATTCCGCTTGGGCGCATTCTTCCGCGAGGCCGCAACATGGATGTCTGGGAAGAGAGATTGCTCGCTATCAGATTTAGGGTACCTCGCTACTACAGCTGTGCCAGACTGTAGCACTTGAACTCGAAGGCAGGGGGATGCGGACTGTGGGATTCGAGATCGCGGTGTCATCGAAGAAAGCGTGAGTCAAGCGAGGTGTGGATGAGTGGAATGTGCGATTCCACCCGCGGGACGAGGCGCACGACGACGCGCGACCAGCAGAGAACGTcggtttcttttttttttcccttcagTTCTTCTTCTCTGAGGTGCGGAGATACAAGTCTGATAAAACGGGCAGCGACTTCGGTCatgtcttccctcccccctttacTCTCATCCTCATCTTTGCATGTGTGCCTCCTCGTCTCCGTACGGGCTTTTAAAGTCATTCTGCGTGCTTTGGAAtccgccatcgccaccgctctCTTTCATCTGCTATACTGGGAAGAACAACTTAAACACCTTACCTTTGCGTTCTTTGATCCTCCATCGCACCCCactccatctctctctttctctgtcagtctatcgccccccccccccacccacccacccacccacccaccactGGTGCGCGTACCTCCTGGTGAGCGATGCACCGTCGCGGAAAGGAagtgagggaaaagaaacgcaATCAAAGACGCGCTACTGCAGTGCTTTTTCAGCGATACTGCGGCGATCGTCGACCCGACGGCTCTTACGTTGTGGTTGTGCACTTTAGGaccacacacgtgcatacTCGTTGCTGTTTGCTCCCACTGAGAGCTGCTCCGACGGCGTCATTTCTTCTTAGGTGCCGTAGGCGGCACAGCCATCACGTCAACTTccacccccccacccaccccttcATGTGTACGCGGGGAAGGatgtgaggggggggcgcaTATGATGCTCGCCACCGCCCCGACTTGCCCACTTTGCGTCACCGTCACACAACCGGTTTTACTAACGTACATCACTTTGTCAtactcttctctccctctctctctctccatgctgccctcctccccaccctctccgcTTTACCCTCTCTGCTagcagccacggcagcgctAACAGGTGGGTGAGAACCGAACATTACGACACAACCAGTCGGTGTCTGGTAGTAGCGTACTCCGTAGCGGTAAGTCTCTTTTGAGAGCCACGTATCAAGTTTGCCTTTCCCCACTgtgccccttcccccattacctcaccaccacctcgcaTTCGGTTAGTGTTCAGTGCCACTTTGCTCATCCCCCCTTTTAGAATAACCTATTGTGTTCCTCGCGGAGCCCCCTCTTAATCATTGTTTTTTTGGCTAATTACGCGAAGAGCCCCCGCTCGTCTGCTCCGTGTTGCTCCGCGGAACTCTCTTCGTCTTATACCCACCGCCTAGGACTACAGTCAGCACTCTCTGTTCCCTTTTCcgcttcatttttttttttcgtttatAGTCTCCTCATTCACTTTCTCGGCTGATGTGagtgtgcgtttgtgtgtgtgtgtgtgcagtaAGTGTTGCGTTCGTGTTCGTGATCGTGTTtgttcttttcctccctctggggatctctcttctccctccctccctccccccacccttACCCGTActgtccccccctctctctctctctctcagcgtgccacctcccctcctcctccgctttccTTTCGGCTTatgtttttgtttttgtttttgttttttcgtTTGTTATTGCGTATAGTTTGGCTTCTCAACTTGATGTACGGCAGCCCCTTTctgtcttctcttcccgtGTGTTCCctcgcacctctctctctcccttgtgCGTGTATATGTGCGTATGGGCGGGTCTGAGTcgtgctctgctgcttcgctcTTCGATTTCTCCACTCACTCTCGTCcttgtttctctcttgtgttctgctttttttttgtcagACGGTGGAAGGGCGACTGTGGGGTGTGTGTCCGTCGTGATTAGCCCCGCGTTGTTCGTCATCTCATTTTTTCGTCTCTTTGGGGAGCCATCTTTCACTGTGGTTTGTCGTGTTCATCCtcttgcatgtgtgtgtgtgtgtgggggggtcGTACGTCTCTGTTTGAGTGCCGCGCAACTCGCGAGGGAACGTACAATTCACTCGCAGAGGTGCTGCTCttgtctctccttctctttggTTGTCCCTCTGTTTCGTTAGTGTTGCTGCTCGGCTTTGTCATAGCCGCGCctcccgctcctcctcttccttctgtTATTCGAAGGAGCGGAGCGACTTTCACACACTTGCGGGTATTGTCGACTTCGAGTCTAGTACGCCTACGCACAGGTGGTCCCGCCTTTACGAGCGTGTGGTGGGCCGCTGCGCTGATTTACTGTCTTAAACACGCTGAATAGAAGCGTCTCAGCGGCGTCTTCGCCGTTTCTCCGCgttccccccaccccacccctttcttttttttttcgtttgctgAGGGGGGAGTGCACCCTGCTGCACAGCCTATCGTACATCATCTGTGCCACTGTTGCCGGTGGCGCGACTGCTAGAACGCATTTGCAGAACAGAGCAGCTGGCTTCACTATCAAGAGCCTCAGAAACGTCGAGGGCAAGGCGCAGCTCGCGTGCAGACTAACGCAAACATTTGGGCTGCTCCACGGGCGTTGCTCCTTACTTCTTTCCATAGTCAGTTGTaccccccatacacacatacacacacccatacaaCGCACGCTGGAGAAGCTCCTGTGAGCGCCAGGGACTCAAATGTTCGAAGAGGGAGGCTATGCCGTTCTGCAGCGGTACAGCCGAtggcagaagaagaaggttCGCACTATCGTCGTGAATACCCACGCCAAGAACCCGTCACATCGGTCCATTGCTGATGCCATTGCTCTTGCAAAGCCGTTTGATCGGATCGAGTTGACAGGCGGTGAGTACCATGAGTCCGTGGCTATTCAGGTACCGCTGGAGTTGGTCGCCTCTGAGGGTGAAGATCCGCACAtcttctctcgctcatcCACCATCACCATTGCAACGCCTGGGATCGACGTCTACATGGAGAGCATTATTGTGTCATCTCGCAGTACCAGCACGCTCGACGCCGCTAttgtcgccgtcgccggcaACCCGATCCTCTTCCGCTGCCACTGTAGCTCGGTGCTCatcggcggcaccgccgaggCACACCTAGACGAGTGTACAATCAAggaaagcggcagcggcgtgggCATTGTAGTGCAAgacagtggcggtggcatcaTCAAATCCTCCACGATACGCAATCACCGCAGCGTCTGTTTCGACATCGACACGCGCGGCGAGTTGGCGGTGACAGAGTGCACGATCGACAATACCACCTGCGGCGATGGGATGAAGCTCTCCGGTGCTGTCAGCTCTATCAGCCGCGACTTTGGTGCGTCGTACCTGtcctgcagccacgtcgaggTGTCGCATTGCCACTTTTCTATCTCCGGCGACGCTATGAGCAGCGGGGCAGGTGGGGTTTCTATGAACATAGTAGGGAGTGCGTGCGGCATTGTCCTTACCCAAGGAGCTGCACCGACGATCGCCTCGAACGAGTTCATAGAAGGCGAGATTGGTGTGCTGATTGAGGGCCCTGGCACGGCGCAGCTCAGAGGCAACGTTATTCGGTGCcaacggcgctgcggcatctTGGCCCTTGTAGAGGAGGGCTTCCGGTACTCCCTGGATCATCAGACGCTGCGTATTTCCGGTGACAACGTACTGGACCGCTGCCGTGTGGGAATCGATGTACAGTGCTCCAACAACCGAGCGTCGTATTTCCAGCAGCAGAgtgccaccgtcgccgtgACAGGAGCCGCATCTGGCATTGGTGGCTCAGCCGACGCTGGGCTGAACATCACCGTCAACGGCAGCCACATGAGCGGGATTGATCGTTTCTTGGCTGACGAACTACCAAACCCGAAGCGGGCCTTTGAGTGGACACCGGTGCAGGGTagcactcctcctccgagTACGTACGACGCGGCTTACTTCTTGTCCACCACCTCGTCAACGAATCCGCTTGTATGCGCAGAGAGCAAGTGGTACGCGCTGGACAAGCTCAGGTCAAATCTCCAGCAGCTCGTGAACATGGCCTTACAGGCCCACCCCACCTGTCTGCAACCGTCCTTCGGGTTTGTTGCGGGCACCGTCCCGCTCGTGACTGAAGGGCTTGGCGCCAACTCGACAAACACGTTCGCCGACATCCTGAACGACATGCTGGGGACGCAGCTCAGCCACCAAAAGGACGGCCTGTCATGGCAGCGGGAaatgctgcagctgcgcgggAACAAAGGCATCGACATCGTCAACACAAAGTTCTCCAACTGCGATGTCTGTGCCATTCGCTTTGGCCGTCACGGGTACGGACTGGTGGAGGAGTGTGTGTTTGAGGACTGTGGAACGTACGCCATTGTCGTGGactgcgcagcgcatccgcTCATCACCGGCTGCCGCTTCCTGCGCTCTCGCGGCGCCAGCATACTGGTGACCAACTTTGCGAATCCCTTCATCATCGGCAACGAGATGGTAAGCGGGAAGCGAGACGGCATTCAACTCACCAACATGAGCCGCGGTCTGATTGTCGGCAACATCATCGCCACGCACGTTGGCACCGGCACCCGTGTCGACAAACACAGCCAGACACTCATTTGCGCCAACGTAATCTCGCAGAACCGTGAAGGCGGCATCTCTGTCGCCGAGGGTAGCAAGCCGACTATCCTGTTCAACCACCTCACGGGGAACCTGCAAGCGCAGGTTCGCTGCACCGACGGGGCCGATGCCTTTATCTCGCATAACCGcatctccgcctccgcagacACCGGCATCCACATCGACTCGTGCAGTCGCTGCACCGTCCTTTCCAACGCAATCCGCTCGAACGGCGACGGCATCCTCGTTGAGCGGGATGCCGACCCTTACGTCAAGAACAACGAAATCACAGCCAACACGCGAGCAGGGGTGCATGCTCGCAATAACGCTCTCGGAGTGTTCGTGGACAACCGCATCCTCGACAATCTTGGCCCAAACGTGCTCTTGACGGAGGGCGCCTCCTCGGTGTTTCGCGCCAATCGCATCGAAGGTAGCTCGCAAGGAGGCGTGGTCGTGTGCAACGAGGGGCATGGCTTCTTTGAACGCAACACGATCTCAGCGAACGCCATCGCGAACGTGCTGGTGACTGGTGCGTATTCCGAGCCGGAGTTGCTGCGCAACGTCATTTCAGGCTCGCGCTCTGGCTGTGGCATAGTCTGCgcgcgcagcgctggtggCAGTTTCCTGCGCAACAGCATTTTCGAAAACTTCCAGTGTGGTGTGTTTATCCTAGAGGCGTCCAATCCGACGTTGCGGGACAACAACATCGCACGCGAGGCGGTCGGTGTGCTGGTGTCGGACTGTGGCAGAGGGTTACTCACAAAAAATGTCATTGAAAACTGTTATGGCACAGGTGTGCTGACACAGCGGCAGGCGAACCCGGTCTTTTCGGAGAACAAGGTGAGGGACTGTCAGATGAGTGGGCTGCACATTGCACCGGACAGCATCGGCCTTTTTGAGCAGAATGAGCTGACGCGGAACGACATCGGGGTGCACCTTGGCTCTTCAATGGACTCGGCAGTAATTGACATCCACTCTGTCTATCTTAGTGACGCGGATCCGAGCGACACGGACTCgtcggcgatggcgcaggGCAGGGCATCACACACTGCACCGCGTCACTCTAGCCTGTGCCCTACCAAGACGGATGCGagtgtgctgcgcagcattGCGGACGCGGGGGCGCAACGGCGAACGAGCGTGGTGCGGCCGGCGTCGAGCGTCGTTCGCGGCAACACCATCACGGCCAACCTGCGTGGGGGCGTTTTGCTAGACTCATTTCCAAGTGGCACGGTGGAGCGGAATGTCATCTTCCGCAACAACGCCTATGGGATCCTGGGCGACGCTACGTAcgctgcggcgcgtgcgcaggCGGTCCTGCTGACCAAATTCGGCGCTGAAGACTGCAGATGTGTTATACGACCTCTGCCggtacggcagcagcagtcctcACCCGCCCAACTAAAAACGCTACTCCTGATTCAGGCAAACAATATCCACGGCCATGACGAGGCGAACATCCTCCTTGACCACTTCGATGGCGCTACACACGAAACAACCATCACCGAGAACACCATCTACGGGGCCCCGTACGGCGTATGCGTGGCGCACAACTCTACCGTTTGCTCGATGAGCAAGAATGAGGTTCACACATGCATGGACGGCTTCGCTTtcaccagcggcggccacgGCTGCTACACGGCGAACCACATCCACGACTGCACCTACTCGGGTGTCTACGTTTCCGACATGGCACACCCCAGCCTCGCCGACTCCAACTGCATCGAGAATTGCGGCTTCTGCGGCGTCCTGGTGGACGTGAGTGGTCAAGGCGTGTTTCGCAGAAACACAATCCGTCACTGCGAGACGGGCGTCGTGGTATTCTGCGGCCCAACCACCCCTTTTCACATGTCACACGAGGAAGTGACTAATGCGCGCATCCTCACCTCCACGCCGATTTTCACGGAGAACACCATCGAAGAAAACGAACTGCATGGCGTGTTACTACTTAGCGTCCTATCGGGATGTCCGTTGCGCTCACCCCTCATCTTGTCCTGCGGTGGCCCTAGTGAGAAATCTGCTGAAGCCTCGCCAGCGGACCCATCGACTGACGAGCCGCTCCACGATGCACCGACACCCTATCTCGGTGCGGTCCGCGAGACAGCCGTGCGAAGCGATCGACTCTGCGCCACCTTTGAAAAAAATGTTATTCGACGCAGTCGAATGATGGGCGTTTACCACGACCGCTTCGACCACTGGGACTTCTCGGCGCTCGAGAAGACGCACGCGGAGAGAAAGCGGTCTGGTGGCAATGCAGTGAAGAACGCCTACGGCGGGTACGAAGCTCTGCTTGGCACCTCCCAGATTCTTGACAGTGATGAACACCGACAACAGCGCCAGCTGAAGCAGATAAGTCTTATCGAGAACACCATCACCGAGTGCAGCGTCGGCGTCGGTGCTGGGTACGGCTGCCATCCATATCTTCAGCGCAACAAAATTCTCAACAACACTTTCTttggcctcctcctgcgcttCGGGTCAGCCGTCTCGGCGTATGCGAACGACATCTGCGGCAACGGGCTGGCTGGCGTGTACGCGGCGAGCGGAGCGAAGGGGTACATTGCAAAAGGCGCCATTGAGTCGAACAACGGCTGGTGTCGCCCACCGACGAGCCAGCACACACCACGCAGCTTCGCTGACTGCACCTTTTCCAAGTCATTT includes these proteins:
- a CDS encoding putative glutaredoxin-like protein, which gives rise to MSTTVPELIRQNKVVVFSWVHCPFCTRAKSILTSATKDVRVYECDQMANGEDLRHQILKAYKHETVPAIFINGEFVGGCSELEAMQKSGDLAKRLA